The following nucleotide sequence is from Bactrocera oleae isolate idBacOlea1 chromosome 2, idBacOlea1, whole genome shotgun sequence.
tattataataaatgaataaatgtttatatttataagcttatgttaataaaaagtctgtttttttttaactgacaGAGATTTaagagtattaaaaataatattatacttaaaCCGTACCAAACATTAACAtgctatatttataaaaatcaagAATTGTACTATAAATGGAGAGTTTTGTTAGTAtctttataaattatatgtaaagaTGAACGTATGATAGCATCGCTTTGTTCAACAAAGCTTTCTAGATGAGcccacaaaaaccaaaaaattaatatacaaatgataTACTTTGTTAAACGATCTAGAATATACAAGCGGCGCAGAAACTTTTTTGCTTGTGGAATTGTCTCTTCATTCTCCCCAAGTATATATTTACGCATGCCAATTATATAGCCACGTATGTATTGCTCCCAGTTAACTTGACTAGTGGATGTGTCGAAAATTTCCCGATCTAATTGATTCAGATTATCGCTTAAACATTGGAATTTCTCATTTCTAAAGTCCCAGTCTTTAGTCGTGtagtattgtaataatttcaggccagttgaaattttattttgcacatGCACCATACTgcaagaagaagaaaataaaataattcaaaaatctctatatattatataatatataaaataagtacAAATAATACTGTAATTGACTTACAATCGTTTTCGcccaaaaagtaataataagaaATCTATGAGGTATGCCGGAAGGTAGTGAAAGAAAATCACACAAAATAAATGATGATAATAATTCTTTTTGATTGAGCCATCTGGATACCACAATGCATAGCTTAGCGGATAGTCATAGAAAAATCGCTTGCCAGTTTCAATACTTTCACCCCAAGAAAATAGGGCTTTCTTTGATATGCAAAGATTACAAAATTCTACATTTCCTTCTTTTGACATGCTACGATTGTATCCCGCAACTATCATTCCATTAATGGCTGTATCTACTGGTATCACTGTTGATGAATAGTCAGGGTTGCAATGCATTGAACGAATTACGCCACGTGCTGCACCAATCATAAGACCGGTAGGTCCATTAACACCTTCTATCCAACCAGGCAGTGGTTCCTTAATTGCTGCAGtaactgaataaaaaaaataaaattacattcaTCGATTTAATTGATGTCATTGATACGAATATCTGATCAAATAACTTTAAAGTACAATATATCATAAAGATCATACCAATTGATGGTCGTGTAATAATGATAGGCAATTTTTTCTCATATCTACAAATGAGATCTTCAGTAAGCGCTTTGCTATAGGCATATGTGTTGGGAAGTCCATTCAACagtctaaaattaaaatcacaattttaataattttgttacgATTCTTAAGCGTTATGTATATTTACCGTGGTGTTATTTCCTGCAACGCATCATCGCTCATTTCTTCGACAATTTTTATGACATCGTAGGGATTCTGGGGTGCTGGATAAGCGCGTTCTTCCAAGACACTTTCGTTGCATTGACAGTATGACGTCGATACGTGTATGATAACTTGGAGGCTGGCCATTTTTTCAGCCAATTGCAGCAATTTCAATGTGCCCACAACATTCATTTGAACCATAGGTCTGAGGGGTTGATCAAATCTAACGTTAGCAGCACAATGAAATATCACTTCAACATTCGATACCAATACGTTTGTGTCGTTCGTGTTCAAACCAAGATTTTGTTCCAGCACATCGCCTTTGATGACTTGAATTTTATTCACAATATCagcattttcttttaaaatcttGTTGAAAATctgtaataatattaaagcaGATTGTTTGCTTGCTAACAAATACATTCTAACGAATTACAACTGTTTATTTCCtcctcaaatttttatttattcgtaCCATTAATGTGATTCTATGTTATACTGCACTGCAAATCCAAAAAATGTGATCATGTGTTCAAGATATATGTCAGGAGTTGTATCAAAACTCTGCATTCAAGTTCCAAGAGAGGGTTCCAAACAGGGAATCAACACGTTAAGGTACGAAAAAATTCGATTACCGTTTATTACTagcattattataaaaacagCTTGTGCCACATGATgactttgaaattttacacatgcatatgtaagaACAATGGTGCTCATTGAAAATTTAACCACATCATCTAAGTGTGGAAATAttaaagcacatacatataccatatatgtatatatgtgcgtattaattttcaaaagtcGACATGTCTTCAAAAgtgttattatatttaacaaacaaacaatttcagttTGTCTATTCCAATCTAAGGGCAATGacttaattgaaataataattggtACAAACATTTATGTTATAATAAATGTTGTCGAATGTTTGTGATTTCACCATACTTCCTATGGATTTGTTGGTTCAAAGAGATTTCCTATAGTGGAAAGGTAAAATTAATTCTCATGTTTGCTGCcataaatttgtgtatatacatatatacaccatGATATTTATGTGAATCGGAAAAAACTGATTATAAACGATTTTCTAATCTCCTAATACCATTTATGTAGTGAAAAACATATTTGCTTCGCCATAAGATCGTTCTCAACGATTGCCTTTTCATCAACTCTGAATTTCTTTTGAGTAAACTTTAGCttgagttttaaattaaaagtcgCCTGAATTAATGACAATTCAAAATCATTATGTTTTCCACTTACGAATGATTGCTTCCCTGTCGTAGATCCTGAACAACACTCATCAAGCACTTTTTTGGTATCAGCAGTTttcattgtattttattaaaactctaaattaacttttatctaaaaatttctGATAAATACTTTTCAGTATAACTATGAATTTTTTCAGTGACGCTTTTTTAATCTCCTTAGTAGcaaattacaatataaaaataattttcaaactcCGATGCGTTTTAGAtccactatttttattttgaaacttaCGACACATTTAAAAAACTGGTCCTTGCGTATCAATGGGTCGACACCTTTCTTGGATCTTATCAGCAGATAAATCTTTTTCACATCTGGACAGCTGCGCAACAATTTCTCCACCAACACCTTACCCATAAAACCTGTCGCGCCGGTAATAAGTATACTTTTGCCGGCATACCACTGCGCTACTTCAGATTTTTCACATTGTTCCACTGTAGTAAGAAGTTccattgtgtaaaaataaatgtttctgCATTAAAATAGAAAcagataaaagcaaaagtaacaaaataaaacca
It contains:
- the LOC106619114 gene encoding putative fatty acyl-CoA reductase CG5065, translating into MELLTTVEQCEKSEVAQWYAGKSILITGATGFMGKVLVEKLLRSCPDVKKIYLLIRSKKGVDPLIRKDQFFKCVIFNKILKENADIVNKIQVIKGDVLEQNLGLNTNDTNVLVSNVEVIFHCAANVRFDQPLRPMVQMNVVGTLKLLQLAEKMASLQVIIHVSTSYCQCNESVLEERAYPAPQNPYDVIKIVEEMSDDALQEITPRLLNGLPNTYAYSKALTEDLICRYEKKLPIIITRPSIVTAAIKEPLPGWIEGVNGPTGLMIGAARGVIRSMHCNPDYSSTVIPVDTAINGMIVAGYNRSMSKEGNVEFCNLCISKKALFSWGESIETGKRFFYDYPLSYALWYPDGSIKKNYYHHLFCVIFFHYLPAYLIDFLLLLFGRKRFMVHVQNKISTGLKLLQYYTTKDWDFRNEKFQCLSDNLNQLDREIFDTSTSQVNWEQYIRGYIIGMRKYILGENEETIPQAKKFLRRLYILDRLTKYIICILIFWFLWAHLESFVEQSDAIIRSSLHIIYKDTNKTLHL